In a genomic window of Pseudomonas oryzihabitans:
- a CDS encoding GNAT family N-acetyltransferase, producing MSSLSVRLQYPPRFAVTEAVELIDLTLADPAAVADYYRRNRQHLALSMPRRSDAFFTLAQWQGQVAAYRAGGPGLTELRLILKAGPLVIGTVNFSQIVRGGFQACYLGYGLDETWQGLGLMRSAVRLGRDFVIEELGLNRIMANHLPENARSAHLLDSLGFEREGLARRYLQIDGVWRDHVLTSYVRPSPEEP from the coding sequence ATGAGCAGCCTGAGCGTACGCCTGCAGTATCCCCCGCGCTTCGCCGTGACCGAGGCGGTCGAGCTGATCGACCTGACTCTGGCCGATCCCGCCGCGGTCGCCGATTACTACCGACGCAACCGCCAGCACCTGGCACTGTCGATGCCGCGGCGTTCCGACGCCTTCTTCACCCTCGCCCAGTGGCAGGGGCAGGTGGCGGCCTATCGTGCTGGCGGGCCGGGACTGACGGAGCTGCGTCTGATCCTCAAGGCGGGCCCGCTGGTAATAGGGACGGTGAATTTCAGCCAGATCGTTCGCGGTGGTTTCCAGGCCTGCTACCTGGGCTATGGCCTGGACGAGACCTGGCAGGGGCTCGGGCTGATGCGTAGCGCAGTACGGCTGGGGCGGGATTTCGTCATCGAGGAACTGGGCCTGAATCGCATCATGGCCAACCATTTGCCAGAAAACGCCCGCAGTGCCCATCTGCTCGACAGCCTTGGCTTCGAGCGCGAAGGCCTGGCCCGACGCTATCTGCAGATCGATGGCGTTTGGCGGGACCACGTGCTGACCAGCTACGTGCGGCCGTCACCGGAAGAGCCCTGA
- a CDS encoding ABC transporter permease, giving the protein MIGYLLRRLAYGVLILIGVNLLTFVLFFTVNTPDDMARLAIGGKYVTTEAIADWKAEHGYDKPLLINTTREGAERFTDTLFFDRSVSLLRFDFGTSDSGHDIGREIVERAGPSLALALPTFVLGLVASVGFALLLVFFRATRLDFWGVVLCVLLLSISSLFYIIAGQWLFAKILRLVPYSGYEEGWNMLRFLALPVLVAVISGLGSQARFYRALFLEEIGKDYVRTARAKGLAERQVLLRHVLRNAALPILTGVVSAIPLLIMGSLIAESFFGIPGLGSYTIDAINGQDFAVVRTMVFLGSVLYIVGLILADLSYTLADPRVRFE; this is encoded by the coding sequence ATGATCGGCTATCTGCTGCGACGCCTGGCCTATGGCGTGTTGATCCTGATCGGCGTGAATCTGCTGACCTTCGTGCTGTTCTTCACCGTCAACACCCCGGACGACATGGCGCGTCTGGCCATCGGCGGCAAGTACGTCACCACCGAAGCCATCGCGGATTGGAAGGCCGAGCACGGCTACGACAAACCCTTGCTCATTAATACCACCCGTGAAGGGGCGGAGCGGTTTACCGATACGCTTTTCTTCGATCGGTCGGTCAGTCTGCTGAGGTTCGATTTCGGCACCTCCGACAGCGGCCATGACATCGGCCGGGAGATCGTCGAGCGCGCCGGGCCGAGCCTGGCACTGGCGTTGCCGACCTTCGTCCTCGGCTTGGTCGCCAGCGTCGGCTTCGCCCTGCTGCTGGTGTTCTTCCGCGCCACCCGGCTGGATTTCTGGGGCGTGGTGCTCTGCGTGCTGCTGCTGTCGATCTCCTCGCTGTTCTACATCATCGCCGGCCAGTGGCTGTTCGCGAAGATCCTGCGCCTGGTGCCCTATTCGGGCTACGAGGAGGGCTGGAATATGCTGCGTTTCCTGGCGTTGCCGGTACTGGTGGCGGTGATTTCCGGCCTCGGTAGCCAGGCACGCTTCTATCGCGCGCTGTTCCTCGAGGAGATCGGCAAGGACTATGTGCGCACCGCCCGGGCCAAGGGCCTGGCGGAGCGTCAGGTGCTGCTGCGCCATGTCTTGCGCAACGCGGCGCTGCCCATCCTTACCGGGGTGGTCTCGGCCATTCCGCTGCTGATCATGGGCAGCCTGATCGCCGAGTCCTTCTTCGGCATCCCTGGGCTGGGCAGCTATACCATCGACGCCATCAACGGCCAGGACTTCGCCGTGGTCCGTACCATGGTGTTCCTGGGCTCGGTGCTCTACATCGTCGGGCTGATCCTGGCGGACCTGTCCTACACCCTCGCCGATCCGCGCGTTCGCTTCGAGTAG
- a CDS encoding MFS transporter encodes MSPSFWKAGHAPTLFAAFLYFDLSFMVWYVLGPMAVQIATDLQLTTQQRSMMVATPILAGAVLRLILGFVADRLSPKTAGIIGQVVVILALLVAWQLGVHSYEQSLLLGLFLGFAGASFAVALPLASQWYPPQHQGKALGIAGAGNSGTVFAALFAPALAKAFGWTNVFGFALIPLVLTLAVFVLCARNAPERPAPKKLADYARALGDRDSWWFMFFYSVTFGGFLGLASTLPGYFHDQYGLDPVTAGYYTAACVFGGSLMRPLGGALADRIGGIRALLGMYTVAAICIAAVGFHLPSAMAALALFVVAMLSLGAGNGSVFQLVPQRFRKEIGVMTGLIGMAGGIGGFALTAGLGAVKQATGDYQLGLWLFAGLGILAWFGLLSVKRRWRTTWGSAAVTAARV; translated from the coding sequence ATGAGTCCCAGTTTCTGGAAAGCCGGCCATGCGCCGACCCTGTTCGCCGCCTTCCTCTACTTCGACCTGAGCTTCATGGTCTGGTACGTGCTCGGCCCAATGGCCGTGCAGATCGCCACCGACCTGCAGCTGACCACCCAGCAACGCAGCATGATGGTCGCCACCCCCATCCTCGCCGGCGCGGTCCTCCGCCTGATCCTCGGTTTCGTCGCCGATCGGCTGTCGCCCAAGACCGCGGGCATCATCGGCCAGGTGGTGGTGATCCTGGCACTGCTGGTCGCCTGGCAACTTGGCGTGCACAGCTATGAGCAGTCTCTGTTGCTGGGTCTGTTCCTCGGCTTCGCCGGTGCGTCCTTCGCCGTGGCCCTGCCGCTGGCCTCCCAGTGGTATCCGCCGCAGCACCAGGGCAAGGCCTTGGGCATCGCCGGCGCCGGCAACTCAGGCACGGTGTTCGCCGCCCTCTTCGCCCCGGCGCTGGCCAAGGCCTTCGGCTGGACCAACGTGTTCGGCTTCGCGCTGATCCCGCTGGTACTGACCTTGGCGGTCTTCGTGCTCTGCGCCCGCAATGCCCCGGAGCGTCCGGCCCCCAAGAAGCTGGCGGACTATGCCCGCGCCCTGGGTGATCGTGACAGCTGGTGGTTCATGTTCTTCTACAGCGTGACCTTCGGCGGCTTCCTCGGCCTGGCCAGCACCCTGCCCGGCTACTTCCACGACCAGTACGGTCTGGACCCGGTGACCGCTGGCTACTACACCGCAGCCTGTGTGTTCGGCGGTAGCCTGATGCGTCCGCTGGGCGGCGCCCTGGCCGACCGTATCGGCGGTATCCGTGCCCTGCTCGGCATGTACACCGTGGCCGCCATCTGCATCGCCGCCGTGGGCTTCCACCTGCCCAGCGCCATGGCCGCCCTGGCCCTGTTCGTGGTCGCCATGCTCAGCCTGGGCGCCGGCAACGGCTCGGTGTTCCAACTGGTACCGCAGCGCTTCCGCAAGGAGATTGGCGTCATGACCGGGCTGATCGGCATGGCCGGCGGCATCGGTGGCTTCGCCCTCACCGCCGGCCTGGGCGCGGTCAAGCAGGCCACCGGCGACTACCAGCTCGGCCTCTGGCTGTTCGCCGGCCTGGGTATCCTCGCCTGGTTCGGCCTGCTGAGCGTCAAGCGTCGCTGGCGCACCACCTGGGGCTCGGCTGCCGTTACCGCAGCGCGGGTCTGA
- a CDS encoding cupin domain-containing protein produces the protein MQSRKDFDKIAHWSSLQAPDGPGYPDNDERFSLGAAFGRHFGFARLGIHHELLPPGRRTSRPHAESTEDEFIYVITGHPTAWIDGHAHRLKPGDGVGFKAGDGVTHTFINETAEPVELLVVGDTSRAGNRLHYPLHPEFTASLGDKQWRDYPARELGPHPGVATSPSEDAGCP, from the coding sequence ATGCAATCCCGGAAAGATTTCGACAAGATCGCTCATTGGTCCAGCCTGCAGGCTCCCGACGGCCCCGGCTATCCGGACAATGACGAGCGCTTCTCCCTCGGCGCCGCCTTCGGCCGCCACTTCGGCTTCGCCCGCCTGGGCATCCACCATGAGCTGCTGCCTCCCGGCCGACGCACCTCGCGCCCCCATGCCGAATCCACCGAAGACGAGTTCATCTACGTGATCACGGGCCATCCCACCGCCTGGATCGACGGCCACGCCCATCGTCTCAAACCTGGCGACGGCGTCGGTTTCAAGGCAGGCGACGGCGTCACCCATACCTTCATCAACGAGACCGCGGAGCCGGTGGAATTGCTGGTGGTGGGTGATACGAGCCGCGCGGGCAACCGGTTGCACTATCCGCTGCATCCGGAATTCACCGCCAGCCTGGGCGACAAGCAGTGGCGGGATTATCCAGCGCGAGAGCTGGGGCCGCATCCGGGAGTGGCGACGTCACCTTCAGAGGACGCTGGATGCCCCTGA
- a CDS encoding methyl-accepting chemotaxis protein yields MEEVTTAMSQLTLSVHEISRSALVSSDSARRVGVECQDGQLQMQQAVQGIGGLVTGMRSSSMAIQSVESESQNISKVLGLINAVAEQTNLLALNASIEAARAGEQGRGFAVVADEVRNLAHRSKGLTQDIEVMVQRLQTQVSSAVAAIAANEQGVTQARQQIELTADVFQKITVDVDEIASHAAQIASATEQQVSLVADVQRNAQVLRELGRTTLQDSREVAGLTQQMASGTRALQQTLAAFHV; encoded by the coding sequence ATGGAAGAGGTCACCACGGCCATGAGCCAATTGACCCTGAGCGTGCATGAGATCAGCCGCAGTGCTCTGGTATCGTCGGATTCGGCGCGCCGGGTCGGCGTCGAATGCCAGGACGGTCAGTTGCAGATGCAGCAGGCCGTGCAAGGCATCGGTGGTCTGGTCACCGGCATGCGTAGCTCGTCTATGGCCATCCAGTCGGTGGAAAGCGAAAGCCAAAACATCTCCAAGGTGCTCGGCCTGATCAACGCCGTGGCTGAGCAGACCAACTTGCTGGCGCTGAACGCATCCATCGAGGCGGCCCGCGCTGGCGAGCAAGGGCGAGGCTTCGCCGTAGTGGCCGACGAGGTGCGTAATCTCGCGCATCGATCCAAGGGCCTCACCCAAGACATCGAGGTCATGGTCCAACGTCTGCAGACCCAGGTGAGCTCGGCTGTCGCGGCCATCGCTGCCAATGAACAGGGAGTCACCCAGGCCCGCCAGCAGATCGAACTGACTGCCGACGTCTTCCAGAAAATCACTGTCGATGTCGACGAAATCGCCAGCCATGCCGCCCAGATCGCCTCCGCCACCGAACAGCAGGTATCCCTGGTGGCGGATGTGCAACGCAATGCCCAAGTCCTGCGCGAGCTGGGCCGCACCACTCTGCAGGATTCCCGCGAAGTGGCGGGCCTGACCCAGCAGATGGCCAGCGGTACCCGGGCGCTGCAGCAGACCCTGGCCGCTTTCCACGTCTAA
- a CDS encoding IS110 family transposase, with translation MSKDILAVCVLPDKRQRDYANTLEGWTELLDELSGYEVQRVLLEATGGYEAGVLRYLAAVNLPVVRINPRQARAFAQAMGRQAKTDRIDAALLAHQAQVIEGTAYQPQSAQALALQELVKRRTHLVAQRDDDRRRLAKASLPAVQANIRQCLDFLNQQIASLNQAIAQACKALDGSRAQRLASVSGIGPVSVANLLAYLPELGHLDRRQIAALVGVAPYNVDSGAKKGIRRISGGRSAIRRVLYMAAWSVVRHQADFNRRYQELLQRGKPAKVALIACLRVLLIRLNAMLRDGTPWRSEPV, from the coding sequence GTGTCCAAGGACATCTTGGCCGTTTGTGTATTGCCGGATAAACGGCAACGCGACTATGCCAATACCCTCGAAGGCTGGACCGAGCTGCTCGATGAGCTCAGCGGGTATGAGGTCCAGCGGGTGCTGCTCGAAGCCACCGGGGGCTACGAGGCTGGAGTGTTGCGTTACCTGGCGGCGGTAAACCTACCCGTGGTGCGGATCAATCCGCGCCAGGCCCGGGCTTTTGCCCAGGCCATGGGTCGCCAGGCCAAGACCGACCGGATCGACGCGGCTCTGTTGGCCCATCAGGCCCAGGTGATCGAGGGGACGGCGTATCAGCCGCAGAGCGCACAAGCCTTGGCGCTCCAGGAGCTGGTCAAGCGTCGTACCCACTTGGTCGCCCAACGTGACGACGACCGGCGTCGCCTCGCTAAAGCGTCACTTCCCGCCGTACAGGCCAATATTCGCCAATGCCTGGACTTCCTCAACCAACAGATCGCTTCGTTGAACCAAGCCATCGCCCAGGCCTGCAAGGCACTGGACGGCAGCCGTGCCCAGCGTCTGGCCAGTGTGAGCGGGATCGGTCCGGTCAGCGTGGCGAATCTCTTGGCTTACCTACCAGAGTTGGGCCACCTGGACCGCCGCCAGATAGCCGCCCTGGTGGGCGTGGCGCCCTACAATGTCGACAGTGGCGCCAAGAAAGGCATAAGACGCATCTCGGGCGGTCGCTCTGCGATCAGGCGCGTGCTGTACATGGCGGCCTGGTCGGTGGTGCGGCACCAGGCTGATTTCAACCGCCGCTACCAAGAGCTGCTTCAGCGTGGAAAGCCCGCCAAGGTCGCCCTGATCGCCTGTTTGCGCGTCCTGCTGATACGGCTCAATGCCATGCTGAGGGACGGCACGCCTTGGCGATCAGAACCGGTGTGA
- a CDS encoding ABC transporter substrate-binding protein: protein MPRLSRQLFALLTLALLGGCSPDDTPINSPYRAGAEGQNTLYTALTTRSPKYLDPASSYSGDETNFTYNIYEPLYGYHYFKRPYELIPRGAERVVTPYYLDAQGQRLPDDAPPEKIAESVYDIPIRRDARYAPHPAFARDAQGNYRYFPIKPEDLADRYQIPDFPETGTRALTAADYAYGLRRLASPRLVSPSYGIFAEHLVGMQAFGDQLRAQDKALRASLPKGAPLPWLDLRQGDLPGVEVLDDHTLRLRVIGKYPQFNYWLAMTFAAPIPWEADRFYSQPGMAAHDLSFNSWPVGTGPYQLVESIPNRRHVLARNPNYHADPYPCAGEPSDREQGRLDDCGKPMPLIDRAVFSLEKEAVPLMGKFIQGYYDTPQIERGEYGVALRTKAGDSADSAELYRERGLKLPTAVEASNWYLGFNWLDPVVGQGATPEQQERNRKLRQALSIAFDWESYITVFLNGNGLVAQGPLPPGVFGYEPPPAGLDPVVYRLVDGKPQRRPIEEAKRLLAEAGYPDGRDAQSGRPLILQYDAQTSGDSAMFDWMRQQTAKLGIQLELRGSDYNRFQDKMRKGAAQIFFWGWNADYPDAENFLFLFYGPQGKAKHGGENVSNYSNPEFDRLFEQMKSLDDGPEKLALIRRMVALVQQDAPWLFGWNPLSAGAYQQWVYNAKPTQMVRDQLRYLRLDPALRERKVLEWNQPVLWPLWLLLGLALLLVWPAWRILRHRERQTAFGDQAREERP, encoded by the coding sequence ATGCCCAGACTGTCCAGACAACTCTTCGCGCTGCTCACCCTGGCGCTGCTCGGTGGCTGTTCACCCGATGACACGCCGATCAACAGCCCCTACCGCGCCGGGGCCGAGGGCCAGAATACCCTCTATACCGCCCTCACCACCCGCTCGCCGAAATACCTCGATCCCGCCAGTTCCTACTCCGGCGACGAGACCAATTTCACCTACAACATCTATGAACCGCTCTATGGCTATCACTATTTCAAGCGGCCCTACGAACTGATCCCGCGGGGCGCCGAGCGGGTGGTCACGCCCTATTACCTGGACGCCCAGGGCCAGCGCCTGCCGGACGATGCGCCGCCGGAGAAGATCGCCGAGAGCGTCTACGACATTCCCATCCGGCGCGATGCCCGCTACGCGCCCCATCCGGCCTTCGCCCGCGATGCTCAGGGCAACTACCGCTACTTCCCGATCAAACCCGAAGATCTGGCCGACCGCTACCAGATCCCCGACTTTCCCGAGACCGGCACCCGCGCCCTGACCGCCGCCGACTACGCCTATGGCCTGCGTCGCCTGGCCAGTCCACGGCTGGTCTCGCCCAGCTATGGCATCTTCGCCGAGCATCTGGTCGGCATGCAGGCCTTCGGCGACCAGCTGCGCGCCCAGGACAAGGCCCTGCGCGCCAGTCTGCCCAAGGGCGCGCCGCTGCCGTGGCTGGACCTGCGCCAGGGTGACCTCCCCGGGGTCGAGGTGCTGGACGACCACACCCTGCGCCTACGGGTGATCGGCAAGTACCCGCAATTCAACTACTGGCTGGCCATGACCTTCGCCGCGCCCATCCCCTGGGAGGCGGATCGTTTCTACAGCCAGCCGGGCATGGCCGCCCACGACCTGTCCTTCAACAGCTGGCCGGTGGGTACTGGGCCCTACCAGTTGGTGGAATCCATCCCCAATCGGCGTCACGTGTTGGCGCGCAATCCCAACTACCATGCCGATCCCTATCCTTGCGCGGGCGAGCCCAGTGATCGCGAGCAGGGCCGGCTGGACGATTGCGGCAAGCCGATGCCGCTGATCGACCGGGCGGTGTTCAGCCTGGAGAAGGAAGCCGTGCCGCTGATGGGCAAGTTCATCCAGGGCTACTACGACACCCCGCAGATCGAGCGGGGCGAATATGGCGTGGCCCTGCGCACCAAGGCCGGCGATTCGGCCGACTCCGCCGAACTCTATCGCGAGCGCGGTCTCAAGTTGCCGACCGCGGTGGAAGCCTCCAACTGGTACCTGGGCTTCAATTGGCTGGACCCGGTGGTGGGGCAGGGCGCCACGCCCGAGCAGCAGGAGCGCAATCGCAAGTTGCGCCAGGCGCTGTCCATCGCCTTCGACTGGGAGAGCTACATCACCGTCTTCCTCAACGGCAATGGCCTGGTCGCCCAGGGGCCGCTGCCACCCGGGGTGTTCGGCTACGAGCCGCCCCCCGCGGGGCTGGATCCCGTGGTCTATCGCCTGGTCGATGGCAAGCCCCAGCGGCGCCCCATCGAAGAAGCCAAGCGGCTGCTCGCCGAAGCCGGCTATCCCGATGGTCGCGATGCCCAGAGCGGGCGGCCGTTGATCCTGCAATACGATGCCCAGACCAGCGGCGACAGCGCCATGTTCGATTGGATGCGCCAGCAGACCGCCAAGCTGGGCATCCAGCTGGAGTTGCGCGGCTCCGACTACAACAGATTCCAGGACAAGATGCGCAAGGGCGCGGCGCAGATCTTTTTCTGGGGCTGGAACGCCGACTATCCCGATGCCGAGAACTTCCTCTTCCTCTTTTACGGGCCCCAGGGCAAGGCCAAGCATGGCGGCGAAAATGTCAGCAACTACAGCAATCCCGAATTCGATCGGCTGTTCGAGCAGATGAAGAGTCTCGACGACGGTCCGGAGAAGCTCGCGCTGATCAGGCGCATGGTCGCCCTCGTGCAACAGGACGCGCCCTGGCTGTTCGGCTGGAATCCGCTTTCGGCGGGCGCCTACCAGCAGTGGGTGTACAACGCCAAGCCGACCCAGATGGTCCGCGATCAACTGCGCTACCTGCGCCTGGACCCGGCCCTGCGCGAGCGCAAGGTGCTGGAGTGGAATCAGCCGGTGCTCTGGCCGCTGTGGCTGCTCTTGGGCCTGGCGCTGCTGCTGGTGTGGCCGGCCTGGCGCATCCTCCGGCACCGGGAGCGCCAGACCGCCTTTGGCGATCAGGCAAGGGAGGAAAGGCCATGA
- a CDS encoding ABC transporter ATP-binding protein has protein sequence MSTVLDIRDLEILVEGEEGTRQAVKDLALTLARGETFALVGESGSGKSVTALSLLRLLPPSLGIARGVALLAGTDLHRLPERRLRELRGGRIGTIFQEPATSLNPVMRVGEQIEETLRAHTPLRGAAARAKVVEWLHRVGIPEPERRIDDYPFQFSGGQKQRIMIALALAAEPDLLIADEPTTALDVTVQAQILALLADIQRELGMAILLITHDLAVVRQVAHHVALMRHGEIVESAPAAEFFSAPRHPYAHELFAAIPTFAKRGQTLAGQPRALPARTPGERLLEVRDLAVHYPIRRGAWGRTRDWVKAVDGVDFDLHAGETLALLGESGCGKTTTGKALLRLLDGPRIQGSARLGGEDLLSTDRRTLQRLRGQIQIVFQDPFASLDPRMRIGATLEQGLLALRPELAAQERQRRAAALVERVGLPGDTLQRFPHEFSGGQRQRIAIARALIVEPQVLVCDEPTSALDVSVQAQILDLLLELQAEQGLAYLFITHNFGVVEYLADRIAVMEGGRIVELESVERVLRAPRHAMTQRLLAAVPRLDVGTAP, from the coding sequence ATGAGCACCGTGCTGGACATTCGTGACCTGGAAATCCTGGTCGAGGGCGAGGAGGGCACCCGCCAGGCGGTCAAGGACCTGGCCCTGACCCTGGCGCGCGGCGAGACCTTCGCCCTGGTCGGAGAATCCGGCAGCGGCAAGAGCGTCACCGCGCTCTCGCTCTTGCGCCTGCTGCCGCCTTCGCTGGGCATCGCCCGCGGCGTGGCCCTGCTCGCCGGCACCGATCTGCATCGGCTGCCGGAGCGTCGCCTGCGCGAATTACGAGGCGGGCGCATCGGCACCATCTTCCAGGAGCCCGCGACCAGCCTCAATCCGGTGATGCGCGTCGGCGAGCAGATCGAAGAGACGCTGCGTGCCCACACCCCGTTGCGCGGCGCCGCCGCTCGCGCCAAGGTAGTGGAGTGGCTGCACCGGGTCGGTATCCCCGAGCCGGAGCGGCGGATCGACGACTATCCCTTCCAGTTCTCCGGCGGCCAGAAGCAACGCATCATGATCGCCCTGGCACTGGCCGCCGAGCCCGATCTGCTGATCGCCGACGAGCCCACCACGGCGCTGGACGTCACCGTCCAGGCGCAGATCCTGGCCCTGCTGGCCGACATCCAGCGCGAGCTGGGCATGGCCATCCTGCTGATCACCCACGACCTGGCGGTGGTACGCCAGGTGGCCCATCACGTCGCCCTGATGCGCCATGGCGAGATCGTCGAGAGCGCCCCGGCGGCGGAGTTCTTCAGCGCGCCCCGGCATCCCTATGCCCACGAGCTGTTCGCCGCCATCCCCACCTTCGCCAAGCGCGGCCAGACCCTGGCGGGCCAGCCCCGCGCCTTGCCCGCCCGTACGCCGGGCGAGCGGTTGCTGGAGGTACGCGACCTGGCCGTGCACTATCCGATCCGCCGGGGCGCCTGGGGCCGGACCCGGGACTGGGTCAAGGCGGTGGACGGGGTGGACTTCGACCTGCACGCCGGCGAGACCCTGGCACTGCTGGGCGAATCCGGTTGCGGCAAGACCACCACCGGCAAGGCGCTGCTGCGTCTGCTGGATGGTCCGCGCATCCAGGGTAGTGCCCGCCTCGGCGGTGAAGACCTGCTCAGCACCGACAGACGTACCCTGCAGCGACTGCGCGGCCAGATCCAGATCGTCTTCCAGGATCCCTTCGCCTCCCTGGACCCACGCATGCGCATCGGTGCCACCCTGGAGCAGGGATTGCTGGCCCTACGCCCTGAGCTGGCTGCCCAGGAGCGCCAGAGACGCGCCGCTGCCCTGGTGGAGCGGGTTGGCTTGCCCGGCGACACCCTGCAGCGCTTCCCCCATGAATTCTCCGGCGGCCAGCGCCAGCGCATCGCCATCGCCCGGGCGCTGATCGTCGAACCGCAGGTGCTGGTCTGCGACGAACCCACCTCGGCGCTGGACGTCTCGGTGCAGGCGCAGATCCTCGACCTGCTGCTTGAGCTGCAGGCGGAGCAGGGCCTGGCCTATCTATTCATCACCCACAACTTCGGCGTGGTCGAGTACCTGGCCGACCGCATCGCGGTGATGGAGGGCGGGCGCATCGTCGAACTCGAAAGCGTCGAAAGGGTGCTGCGCGCACCCCGCCACGCCATGACCCAACGCCTGCTGGCCGCCGTGCCGCGGCTGGATGTCGGGACGGCGCCATGA
- a CDS encoding ABC transporter permease produces the protein MPKFVLLWTDLALYLLVAGTLFYAWRARRQPALRASWRRVLQDAPAMSAAVVLASFVAIALLDSVHYRPQLPAAPGAQAPIYAPTVLSALDGLLADTPLTQREKTYSAPLATHQFTKETLGSSPDGKPLRDFPRLKHAGTTLSDPSTQWRGDVLGRLALGLLGGLALALATAALAAARVREPGGFAARCGLIVRGHTATPWRAILLTWLGVCLVAGSVIGLASGYHVLGTDSTGNDVLYQSLKSIRTAFVIGSLTTLAMLPPAIGFGLAAGYFKGRVDDIITYLYTTLTSIPGVLLVAACVLMMQVFIDRHPEFFDTGAARADLRLFMLCLILGLTGWAGLCRLLRAEALKLRELEYVQAARAFGVSHFTILRRHLLPNVFYLVLITLTLEFSSLVLYEAVLSYLGIGVDPTMNSFGSMINDARTEMSRSPMIWWNLLSAFAFMLALVLAANLFADAVRDAFDPRSRRLRSAWLRRRPGQGEVQP, from the coding sequence ATGCCGAAATTCGTCTTGCTCTGGACCGATCTCGCCCTCTACCTACTGGTGGCCGGTACCCTGTTCTATGCCTGGCGTGCCCGGCGCCAGCCCGCCTTGCGCGCCAGCTGGCGCCGGGTGCTGCAGGACGCCCCGGCGATGAGCGCCGCCGTGGTGCTGGCCAGCTTCGTCGCCATCGCCCTGCTGGATTCCGTGCATTACCGACCGCAGCTGCCGGCCGCGCCCGGGGCCCAGGCGCCGATCTATGCGCCCACGGTGCTCTCGGCCCTCGATGGCCTGCTCGCCGATACCCCGCTCACCCAGCGTGAAAAGACCTATTCCGCGCCGCTCGCCACCCACCAATTCACCAAGGAAACCCTGGGCTCGTCGCCCGATGGCAAGCCGCTGCGCGACTTTCCGCGGCTCAAGCACGCCGGTACGACGCTGAGCGATCCCTCCACGCAATGGCGCGGCGACGTGCTCGGGCGGCTGGCCCTCGGGTTGCTCGGCGGCCTGGCGTTGGCCCTGGCCACCGCCGCGCTGGCGGCGGCAAGGGTGCGCGAACCAGGCGGTTTCGCCGCGCGCTGCGGACTCATCGTCCGTGGCCATACCGCCACGCCCTGGCGCGCCATCCTGCTGACCTGGCTGGGTGTCTGCCTGGTGGCCGGCAGTGTGATCGGCCTGGCCAGCGGTTACCACGTGCTGGGTACCGACAGCACTGGCAACGACGTGCTCTACCAGTCGCTCAAGAGCATCCGCACCGCCTTCGTCATCGGCAGCCTGACCACCCTGGCCATGCTGCCGCCCGCCATCGGCTTCGGCCTGGCCGCCGGCTACTTCAAGGGGCGGGTGGATGACATCATCACCTATCTCTACACCACCCTGACCTCCATTCCTGGGGTGCTGCTGGTGGCGGCCTGCGTGCTGATGATGCAGGTGTTCATCGACCGCCACCCCGAGTTCTTCGACACCGGTGCGGCGCGCGCCGACCTACGGCTGTTCATGCTCTGCCTGATCCTCGGCCTCACCGGCTGGGCCGGGCTGTGCCGGCTGTTGCGCGCCGAGGCGCTCAAGCTGCGCGAGCTGGAATACGTGCAGGCGGCGCGGGCCTTCGGCGTTTCCCATTTCACCATCCTTCGCCGACACCTGTTGCCCAATGTCTTCTATCTGGTGCTCATCACCCTGACCCTGGAATTCTCCAGCCTGGTGCTCTATGAGGCGGTACTGTCCTACCTGGGCATCGGCGTGGACCCGACCATGAATTCCTTCGGCTCCATGATCAACGACGCCCGTACCGAGATGTCGCGCAGCCCGATGATCTGGTGGAATCTGCTGAGCGCCTTCGCCTTCATGCTGGCCCTGGTGCTGGCGGCCAACCTCTTCGCCGATGCCGTACGCGATGCCTTCGATCCACGCAGTCGTCGCCTGAGATCCGCCTGGCTCAGACGCCGCCCTGGCCAAGGCGAGGTGCAGCCATGA
- a CDS encoding GNAT family N-acetyltransferase: protein MNFPPRIALADFELVWPQPRLAAAFAEALNWSYAEHRRFLGWAREHTTVAQARDSLLAARGAFTLELGEKRYFLVRGDELLGCLGLTPLDGGRRYEIGYWMHSLHAGQGFMSTALRHFVEQRGKAGLYLTTSAANGPSQRLAERVGFRRIRVLENDRAGPEGGRCATWVYELPPDTPR from the coding sequence ATGAATTTTCCGCCACGCATCGCCCTGGCCGACTTCGAGCTGGTCTGGCCGCAACCCCGTCTGGCTGCGGCCTTCGCCGAGGCGCTCAACTGGAGCTATGCCGAGCATCGGCGCTTCCTCGGTTGGGCGCGGGAGCACACCACGGTCGCCCAGGCGCGCGACAGCCTGCTCGCCGCGCGTGGCGCCTTCACCCTGGAGCTGGGCGAGAAGCGCTATTTTTTGGTGCGGGGTGACGAGTTGCTCGGCTGCCTGGGGCTCACGCCGCTGGATGGCGGGCGGCGCTACGAGATCGGCTACTGGATGCATAGCCTGCATGCCGGGCAGGGCTTCATGAGCACCGCGCTACGCCATTTCGTCGAGCAGCGCGGCAAGGCCGGTCTCTATCTCACCACCTCGGCCGCCAACGGTCCCAGCCAGCGGCTTGCCGAACGGGTCGGCTTCCGCCGTATCCGCGTGCTGGAAAACGATCGCGCAGGGCCCGAGGGTGGGCGTTGCGCGACCTGGGTCTATGAACTTCCGCCGGACACCCCTCGATGA